CTTGTCGGCGAGGTCGCGGGCCTTCTTCTCCAGGTCGGTCAGCTGGGTGCGGAGCTTGGAGACGTCACCGTTGGCGTTCTTGACCAGGGCGCTGACGTCACCGCTGAGTTCGGCGGCTTCCGCCGTGTCGTCCCTGACCTTCTTCAGGTCGGGGCACGAGGCGAGGTGCGGCGCGCCGCCGGGGGTGACGCAGTGCTTGGTGTAGTAGGCGTCGGCTCCGGTGGAGGCCCGCTTGGCGGCGGCCGCGGCGGCCGGGGCCTTCTCGGCGAACTTGTCGAGGTGGTTGTTGACCACCTTGGCGCTGTCGGCGACCAGCTCGGCGGCGGCCGCGAGGCTCTTGGGGTCCTTGACGAAGGGCCGGGCCTTGTCGGCCGCGCCGTTGACCTTGTCGGCGACGAGCTGGGTGCCGTTCGCGACGTCCCGCGTGCCGGTCTCCAGCTTGGCGGCGCCCGAGTTGAGCTTCTTCAGGCCGGCGGCGAGCTCGCCGCTCTTCTTCCCGGCGGTGTCGAGGCCGTCGGCGAGCTCCTTGGCGCCCTCCTGGGCCTTGCCGGCGCCGTCCTTGAGCTTGTCGGCGCCGTCGGCGGCCTCGGCGGTCTTGTCGTGCAGGTCGGAGAAGCTGACGAAAATCTTGTCGAGGAAGCCGCGGGAGGCGTTGGCGGACGCCGCCGAGCGGACCTCGGAGAAGACGCTGCGGGAGATGGAGCCGACGACGTAGTTGTTGGCGTCGTTGGTGCGGACCTGGAGCGCCCCGGTGGTGGGGTCCTCGCCGGAGCTGGAGGCGATCTTCTCGCTGAAGTCGGCGGGCATGGTCAGGGTCAGGTAGTACGTGCCGTCTTCCAGGCCCTCGGCCGCCTTCTCGGCGCTCACCTCCCGCCAGTCGAAGGTCTTGCTGTCGCGGAGCTTCCTGGTGATCTCGCCCCCCGCGTCCAGGTGCTTGCCGTCGACGGTCGCGCCCCGGTCGGAGTTGACGAGGGCGACGGGCACCTTGTCGAGGCGGCTGTAGGGGTCCCAGAAGGACCAGAGGTAGAGGGCTCCGTAGAGCAGTGGCAGCAGGAGCAGTGCGACGAGGGCGGCCCGGGGCAGCTTCCCCCGCCCGAACCGCTTCAGCTCAAGCGCGGCCAGCTTCGGCGAGCGCATCGTCCGCCCCCTTCGTGTCGTCGGTGTCGTTCTCGGTGTCGCTGTCGTTCTCGATGTCGTTCTCGATGTCGTTCGCGGCGTCGGTGCCGGTGCCCTCTTCGGCGCCGGCGGCCTCGCCGGCCTCCGCGGCCTCCGCATCCTTCTCGGCGTCCTTCTCCGGCGCGCCGCCGTCCGCCCGGGGGCCGGTCCGCACGACCACGGCGTCGGCGGGAGCCTCGCTGCACACCGCGAGGACCGTGGTCCCGCGGGCGGCGATCGAGCGCAGCAGGGCCCACACCTCGGTGCGCTCGGTGTCGGAGAGCTTGATGTCGAGGTCGTCGAGGGCGAGCAGCTGCGGGGTGCCGAGCAGGGCGATGGCCACCGACAGCCGTACGGCTTCCAGGCGTTCCAGGTCCCGGACGCTGGTGCGCTCCGCCTTGGGCAGCGTGGCGAGGTCCAGTCCGGCGGCGTCGAGGGCGGCCTCGATCCGGGCGGAGGCGGCGGCGCGGCGCTCGGCGCGGGGCCGCAGCAGGGAGCGGATCGGGGCGCCGTAGTGGCGCTGGAGCAGGGCGCCCTCGCGCAGCTGCTCCGCGACGGTGAGGGACTGGTCGAGGTCGTTGACCCCGGGGACCGGGCCGAGGGCGGCGATCCGGCGGACCGCGGCCATCTTCTTCGGCAGCCGGTGACGGCCGATCTCGGCGTGGCCCTCGGTGGGTTTCATCCGCCCGGTGAGGGCAAGGAGCAGGCAGGTCCGGCCGCTGCCGGAGGGGCCTTCGACCGCGACGAGCGAGCCGGGGGCCGCGTCGAGGCCGATTCCCCTGAAGGCCCAGCCGCGCGGTCCCTTGAGTCCGAAGTCCTCGGCCTTGACGGCCGCGCCGTGCGGGCTGTCCACGCCAACCCCCTCCTTTTGAACTGACCGGTCAGTTCAAAAACTATCATCCTCATGCGCACCAGGCGTGCAGCAGGGGGCAGTTGCTCTGCATTTGACGGAAAAGGTGCAGGTCAGGGCGATTGTCAGTGGGGCCCGTCACGATGGGGGCAACGCACGACGCATCGACAGGAGGTTCGTCATGGCCACACCGTCCCCGTCCCCTGTCCACCCCGTCCTACGGAAGTCGGCGGCCCCTCCGGCCGCCCTCGACCTCCTCGCCAAGGCACGCGGCGGCCTGGCCGAGGCCGCCCGGCTGACCCGGCCCAACGAGCGCTACGCGACGGCCCACCTCTCCGCGCTGCGCACCGCCGCGGCCGTGCTCGCCGCGCGCGGACGCCCCGAGCCGGTCTCCCCGCGGCGTCGGCCGCGGATCCGCAGCGCCTGGGAGGTGCTGCCGGAGCTGGCGCCGGAGCTCGCCGAGTGGAGCGCGCTCTTCGCCTCCGGCGCCGCCCGCCGGGCCCGGGCGGAGGCGGGGATACCGGACGCGGCGAGCGCCCGGGACGCGGACGACCTGGTGCGGGCCGCCTCGATGTTCCTGCGCCTGGTGGAGCGGATGCTCGCCGTACGGGTCCCCGCCCAGACCCTGCCCCAGCCGCGGCCGGAGCGTCCGGACGCGGGATGAGCTGCCCGGCTGCGGAAGGCAATAGGGTGGGGCACTGACCGCTCACCCTTACCGCGCCGAGGAGCCATCAGCCGTGTCGGACACTTCCCGCCCCCGTGCCTCCCTCCGCACCGCCGTGGTGTGGGAGGTCCTCAAGGAGGCGCTCGACCGCCGGGTGAAGGCGACCGGACGGGACGTGCTGGACGTGCTCGACACCGGCGGCGGCACCGGCAAGTTCGCCGTGCCGGTGGCCCACCTGGGCCACCGGGTCACCGTGGTGGATCCCAGCCCGAACGCGCTGTTCGGGCTGGAGCGCCGGGTGGCCGAGGCCGGTGTCGCCGACCTGGTGCGCGGTGTCCAGGGCGACGCCCAGGGCCTGTTGGACGTGGTGGAGCGGGGCGCCTACGACGTGGTGCTCTGCCACGGCGTCCTGGAGTACGTGGACGACCCGGCCGACGGCGTGGCCAACGCGGTGGCCGCGCTGCGCCCCGGCGGCACGCTCAGCCTGCTGGCCGCCGGCCTCGGCGGGGCCGTGCTGGCCCGTGCGCTGGCCGGGCACTTCACGGAGGCACGTACCGCTCTCGCCGACCCGGCGGGCCGCTGGGGCTCCGGCGATCCGGTACCGCGCCGCTTCACCGCCGAGCAGCTGTCCGAGCTGGTCGGCGGGGCCGGCCTGGCGGTCGGCGCGGTGCACGGGGTACGGATCTTCGCCGACCTCGTGCCGGGCGTCCTGGTGGACACCGAGCCGGGTGCGGTGGAGGCGCTGCTGCGCCTGGAGGAGGCGGCGGCGGAGCTGCCCGCCTTCCACGCGGTGGCCACGCAACTGCACGTCCTGGGCGAGAAGCAGGTCTGAACTGCAGCTCTTGCGCGCACGGAGTCTGCCGCCGACCCTCCGCTTCGCCGGTCGGCCCCGTATGATCGGGAGCAGCGACCGGCATGGCGATCGGGCCATTGGGGAATAACGGCCTCAGTGACCGCTCCCACGGCGGTACGGTTTCGCGCAGTGGCTTCACCGGCTGTTTCTTTCTGTGCTTTGTCAATTTGCAACGTACGTAGAGGGCGGGTGTCACGGGGGCGATTCCCCGCCTATCCTGAAGGGGACCCCTGGTCGCCACCCCCGCGACCGACGGATGAGGAGGACTCCCGTGCCGCTCTCGGAGCACGAGCAGCGAATGCTCGAGCAGATGGAGCGAGCGCTGTACGCCGAAGACCCCAAGTTCGCGACAGCGCTTGAGGGAAGCGGACTGCGTACGTACACCCGGCGACGGGTCTACCAGGCAGTCGCAGGCATTGTGGTGGGTATCGCGCTCCTCATGACCGGTGTGATCATTCCGAACGTGCTCTGGATCAGCGTGGTGGGCTTCCTCGTCATGCTGGGCTGCACGGTCCTGGTGGTCACCGGTTGGCGCAAGGCACCCAAGCCCGGCGAGCAGCCCGTCTCCGGAAGTACCGGCGGTTCGGCCCGCGGCCACAACCGGCAGCGTCGGTCGATGATGAACCGCATCGAGGACCGGTGGCAGCGCCGCCGTGACGAGCAGGGGCAGTAGCCCCCGGACTGCATGAGTGAGGGGACGGCCGCCGCCGCGCGGTGGCCGTCCCCTCACTGTTGTGCGCCACCCTGCGGCCCGCGGCGGCCCCCGTACGGCATGATGATCCGATGAGTGTGCTCCCCCTGGTCTTCACCAGCGGCTGGGCCAGTGGGATCAACGCATACGCCGTGGTCCTCCTGCTCGGCATCTTCGGCCGTACCGGCCTGACCGACGAGGTCCCCGCCTCGCTCCAGCGCACGGACGTGCTGATCGTCGCCGCCGTGCTGTTCCTCTGCGAGGCGGTCGCCGACAAGATCC
This DNA window, taken from Streptomyces sp. TN58, encodes the following:
- a CDS encoding DUF3040 domain-containing protein, with product MPLSEHEQRMLEQMERALYAEDPKFATALEGSGLRTYTRRRVYQAVAGIVVGIALLMTGVIIPNVLWISVVGFLVMLGCTVLVVTGWRKAPKPGEQPVSGSTGGSARGHNRQRRSMMNRIEDRWQRRRDEQGQ
- a CDS encoding YhgE/Pip family protein produces the protein MRSPKLAALELKRFGRGKLPRAALVALLLLPLLYGALYLWSFWDPYSRLDKVPVALVNSDRGATVDGKHLDAGGEITRKLRDSKTFDWREVSAEKAAEGLEDGTYYLTLTMPADFSEKIASSSGEDPTTGALQVRTNDANNYVVGSISRSVFSEVRSAASANASRGFLDKIFVSFSDLHDKTAEAADGADKLKDGAGKAQEGAKELADGLDTAGKKSGELAAGLKKLNSGAAKLETGTRDVANGTQLVADKVNGAADKARPFVKDPKSLAAAAELVADSAKVVNNHLDKFAEKAPAAAAAAKRASTGADAYYTKHCVTPGGAPHLASCPDLKKVRDDTAEAAELSGDVSALVKNANGDVSKLRTQLTDLEKKARDLADKAPHLAADLDAAVAKVNALNTGAHKVATGMAELHTGLGTATTGSGALSEGVGKLGDGAHRLDGGMYKLVDGTGELAGGLHEGAGKIPDYDQQQRDARTEVMADPIKLANQSLHKAPNYGTGFAPYFIPLSLWVGAMVAYMLITPMNKRALSSGASPWRIALAGWLPVMGIGAAQVTLLMSVLHWAPDLGLKMANPALTIGFLLLVTGCFAAIIQWLNAKFGAAGRILVLAVLMLQLTSAGGTYPVQTSPDFFNAVHPYLPMSYVVESLRRLITGGDLTPVWQGSAVLLAFTVGALALTALAARGKQVWTMDRLHPELSL
- a CDS encoding class I SAM-dependent methyltransferase; translation: MSDTSRPRASLRTAVVWEVLKEALDRRVKATGRDVLDVLDTGGGTGKFAVPVAHLGHRVTVVDPSPNALFGLERRVAEAGVADLVRGVQGDAQGLLDVVERGAYDVVLCHGVLEYVDDPADGVANAVAALRPGGTLSLLAAGLGGAVLARALAGHFTEARTALADPAGRWGSGDPVPRRFTAEQLSELVGGAGLAVGAVHGVRIFADLVPGVLVDTEPGAVEALLRLEEAAAELPAFHAVATQLHVLGEKQV
- a CDS encoding ATP-binding cassette domain-containing protein; the encoded protein is MDSPHGAAVKAEDFGLKGPRGWAFRGIGLDAAPGSLVAVEGPSGSGRTCLLLALTGRMKPTEGHAEIGRHRLPKKMAAVRRIAALGPVPGVNDLDQSLTVAEQLREGALLQRHYGAPIRSLLRPRAERRAAASARIEAALDAAGLDLATLPKAERTSVRDLERLEAVRLSVAIALLGTPQLLALDDLDIKLSDTERTEVWALLRSIAARGTTVLAVCSEAPADAVVVRTGPRADGGAPEKDAEKDAEAAEAGEAAGAEEGTGTDAANDIENDIENDSDTENDTDDTKGADDALAEAGRA
- a CDS encoding SAV_6107 family HEPN domain-containing protein, with amino-acid sequence MATPSPSPVHPVLRKSAAPPAALDLLAKARGGLAEAARLTRPNERYATAHLSALRTAAAVLAARGRPEPVSPRRRPRIRSAWEVLPELAPELAEWSALFASGAARRARAEAGIPDAASARDADDLVRAASMFLRLVERMLAVRVPAQTLPQPRPERPDAG